GAAAGTCGCCGAAGGTCGTGCCCACCTTGCTCTGCGCGTGCGCCCCGAGCGGCGCCACGAACAGCAACGCCACGGCCAGCCCGACCCGAACGCGCGCCCTCACTTGATCACCGCGAATTTGCCGAGCGAGCCCGAGTAGCCGGGCGCCTCGACGTTGAAGACGTAGAGTCCCGGCGCCAGATCGAGGTTGTCCTTGGTGCGCAGATTCCACGCGACGAATCCGGCGCTCGATCCATCCTGGCGCAGGGTCTGGACCAGGTCGCCGCGCACCGTGTAGATGCGAATCACGGCGTTGAGCGGAATGTCCCGGAACTCGATGCGGCGCTCGCCGCGTCCCGACACCGCGTAGGGAGCGGGCTCGAAGCTCGCCGAGCCGACGTACGGGTTGGGCACGACGTAGGGCTTGGCATGCGCGCCGCCGCTCGAGGAGGCGACCGACTGGGCCTTGGTCTCGAAGGTGTAGATGTCGCTGGCCTGCAGCGGGCGATGGACGCGCAGGTGGTACACGTCGCCGAGCGTCGGCGGCGTTCGCGGTCCGCCGGCCGCCAGTCCGAGCGTGTCGAGCTGGACGCGCCAGGTGATGTCCTGCGTGGTGGGGGGCGCGGCGCCGTGAGTCAGGACGTCGATCCACTCATCCGGCCGGTCGAGCACTCCATTGGCGGTGCCGGTCTCGCGGAATCGGAAGTCGAGCGGGAGATCTCCCTGCGGAGTCTCGGCGTAGATCTTGAATTTGGCGGGGCGCGCGGGGAATCCGATGCCCACCGCCAGCGACGTGTCCACGTACTGATCGCTGAACACGATGCGGATGTCGTCCGGGAATCCCGGGCGCCTGAGATTGATGGACTTGTTGGTGGTCTGGTAGCTCGAGAACAGCTTCGAGCTGGTGGGCGAACCGGGGTCGAATCCCGAGTGCGTGCTGTCCACGGTGACGTGCTTCTGGGTGTAGATGACCGGCAACAGGCCACTCCCCACCGGACCCGAGCCCACCGAATCGAAGTCGCTGCCGGTGGTGAAGAACACCGCCCCATTGGTGCTGTCCGAGAGCCCGTAGGAAGTGGCGAGGATGCTCTCGGCGGCCGGGGCCGAGAACGAGATCTTGAACAGGTGACGGTCCGGCACCTCGTTCGAGTTGACGACCTGCACCGACACCGCGCCGGTGCCGTCGCCCAGCGCGTGCCGAGCGGCCTGCGCCACCGCCGAGGTGTAGCCCGAAACGCGAACGTCCGGGCGCACCGAGACCACGTTGGGCGGCAGGATCACGCCGCCGCGCGGAGTGCGTGACACGGCGATCGAGTTCTCGCTCGGATAGATCGCCAGCGAGTCGGAGCCCGGCTCGTAGCCGAAGTCGTAGGCGCAGACCGCGTAGTAGTACTGCTGGCCGTTGACGGCGGTGGAATCGGTGAACGTGTGCTTGATGCCGGTGTCGCTCCCGAGCCAGTACGCGACCCCATCGATGGTCTTCTTCGAATAGCCGGTCTTGCCGTCGGCGAGATCGAACTGAGCGATCGGGACACCGTTCCCGGGAAACGTGCCGCCACGGCCGGTGCTGATGGTCTTGGGATCGCGGAATTCGGGATCGGTCGAGCGATAGATCCTGTAGCCCTCGAAGTCGTAGAGACCGGTGACCGGGTCGATCGAGCGCTCGGCCACGTCGTTCCAGTTGAGCCGCACGTAGCCGTCGCCGGCCTCGGCGCTCACCGTGGGGAGCGACGGCGGAACCGCGAACTGGTAGTTCGCGTTGTAAATGAGCTGCACGGTCTGGACGTTCTCGCGCAGCTCCTGAAGGTCCTGGCCGTAGGCGAGCGCCAGGCTGAACCGTTCGTGCTTGCCGGCCGGGAGCTGGAAGGGGCCCGAGGCGAACAGGAACGCGATGTTGTAGTTGGCGGCCAGCGCCGAATCGAAGCGCGCGGCGGGATTGGGATCGGTGAAGTGCTGCCAGAGCCGCTCCGGCCAGTGCTGGGGATTGTCGTAGAACAGGATGTCGTCGATGGTGGGGTCGGGATTGCCCTGTCCGGCGCGAATCCGATTCATCTTGAAGCCGGTCAGCCCGATCTGATCCGACTCGTTCAGATCGGTCCGGTCGAAGTTGGGCTCGCCGTCGGTGGGAATCCCGTCGCCCTCGCCGGTGTCATGAGTGTCGGCGACGCCGTCCGCGCCGACGTCGTCGAGGTCGGCACGCCAGTCCATGTCCTCGTCGCCGGTCCACCACACTCCCGCGCGGTAGGCGGGCCGGTTCTCGAGTGGACCGTAGGTCGCGTAGAACCTGGTGGTGTCGTAGTGCGCCTCGACGTAGGCGCGGATCGCGTCCTGTCCCACGATCCGGATGCCCGGGCCACTGTCGCGCCGCTCGTCCACGATGCCATCGCCGTCGTTGTCGATGCCGTCGTAGGGATTGCCCGGCGTCTCGAGATAGGCGTAGCCGAGATAGCCGGTCTTGCCGCACGGGCCGGACAGGTCGCGGCCGTGGCCGTAAGTGTCCCAGGTGTAGACCAGGTTCAACCCGGCCGACTTGTCCCAGTAGGCGTTGTCGTCGTCCGATTCGAACACGCCGTCGCACGACAGCGTCGAGCCGCCGACGCCCGAATCCATGTAGAGGCCGAAGACGATGTTGTCGTTGTAGTCGGTGGTGCCTTCGTTGGTGATGTCGTAGTGCCAGAAGATGACGTTGCCGGCCTGCGGATTGGACCACTGGAATCCGCGCACCTCGACGCGCAGCCCCAGACCGCGCCGGGTGGAATCTCGGTAGTCGGGAAAGTAGGTCGGCCAGGCGTCGTAGGCCTGATCGTCCATGACGGTGTAGCTCTCCTGATCGGCGGCGGGGCGCTTGCCGAAGTAGCCGTCCCACGAGCCCGGCCAGCCCGGATCGTCGGGATCGTTCGTCTTGTCCGGCCACGACGAAGGCCAGGTCCGCGGGTCATTGCTGATCGCCGGCGAGCGGCCCTTGTTCTTGTTGGGATCGGGCTCGAAGAATCCCGGCCGCGGCTCGAAGCGCATCTCTCGGTTGGTGTAGGGGCTGATGCCCTGGCGCTCGCGATAGCCGGTTTCCATGATGTAGTTGTAGGTGCCGTCGCCCTGCGGGACCTTGACCAGCACGAACGGCGTGATGCCGTCCGAGTAGTTCATGCCCGAGCCCTTGGGCACTTCGACCGAGTGGAACGTGGTGAGGTCCACGTTGCCGGGATCGACGGGGTAGTCCCCCACCATGCCGAAGTTGTAGAACACGGTGCGGATGTTGGCGGCGTCGTGGGTCCCGGCACGCTCGGCGCTGATGGTGCCACGCTGGGCGGGCGGCGTGGTCGGCACGAGCTGAGCGCTGGCGCCGGCCGCCAGCACCACGATCGGAATCGCGGTCGCAATCAGGCGCCTCATGAGCCGCCTCGCAGGTTGAAGCCGAACTCGAGGCGGCGGGGCGGATAGAAGCGGGTCGGATCCTCTTCCACGCCGACGTCGGCGGGATTGCTCGAGCTGTCGACGTTGCCCGACGTGGGGAACACGAATCCGTTGAAGAACCGCGTGTCGAACACGTTGAAGATGCGCAGGAAGGCGGTGGTCGGCATGCCGAACATTCGGACGTAGGTTTCGCCCCGGAAGTCCATCAGCCAGGAGAACGGCTTGCGACCCTCATTGGTCTGGAAGCCCTGGCCGAAGCCGCCGACGCTGGTCGAAGGCGTGTAGGGCTGGCCGCTCGCCAGGCGGAACACCCCGCTCACGGTGTAGAGCTTGGGGTTGCTGACCGTGGCGGTGAGGTTGAAGGTGTTGCGCTGGTCCCAGTCGAACGGGATGTCCTGTGGCCGCGGATCGAGGCCGGCGGCGGCCCGCGTCGCGGTCTCGCGCGGATCGCTCGAGCTGCCCTCGGCGATCTGCCAGGTGTAGTCCATCGCCAGGCTGAACGGCCCGAGCGCCCGGTGGTCGGCGCTGATCGTGAATCCCACCACGCTGCCGAAGTCGACGTTGGTGAAGCGCGGATACTCGGCGTCGTTGTAGGTGGAGATGAACTCGACGCCCAGCAGGTCGCGGATGTCCTTGTAGAAGGCGTTCACGTCCACGCCGAAGTTGTCGTTGATCGCCTGCTTGTAACCGAACTGGTACTGCACGGTGCGTTGCGGCTTCACGTCGGGGTTGCCCATCACGTTGTAGACGATGGTGGATTGCAGATCGTTGAGCACCGAGTAGTCGCTGTTGTCGAAGATGTTGCCGAGCTGCGGCATCTGGTAGAAGTGGCCGTAGGCGAAGTACAGGGAGAGCCCGGGCGTGATCGGGTACGAGACGCCGATGCGCGGCGAAAACGTTTGCTTGGCGGTGGTCGGCACCTGGACCGACTGCGGCGCGCCCGGAATCGAATTGGCGGGGTTCGAGAGATCGCTGGGCAGCGTGGTGCGGGCGTCGAAGAGGTCGTAGCGAAGCCCGGCGCGCAGCCGAATCTGCTGCCACTCGATGTCGTCCTGCGCGTAGGCCGCGCCCTGGATCGGATGATAGGTCAGGGGCCCGGGGAAATTCGGCGGATCGTCCTGATGTCGCACCAGGGTCTGTCCGCCCGGACCGCTGGCGTAGGTGAGCCAGCCCGGGTGCCCGAACTGGATCGCCGGCCACTGGAACTCGCCGCCGAGCTTGTAGCGATTGCTGGAGTGCGACTCGTTCACGTACGAGGTCTTCGCTTCGATCGCGTCGGTGTTCTGAATGAAACGGTTGAGGTCCACGCCCGCATAGATCGCGTTGTTCTCGTAGTTGGCGCTGCTCTGCGGCCCTCCGGCCGCGTCGTAACGCAGATCGTTGAAGTCGTCGTACACCATGTCCTTGTAGCGGAACGTGTTCAGCCGCAGCGCGAGGTTATAGAAACTCTTGGCCGTGGGTGTCAGCGTGAAGTCCGCGCCCTGCGAAACCGAGAAGGTGTGCTGCCGGGTGAGCCCGTCGGGATCGAACCGCCAGACCCAGGTGTCGGGGCGGGTGTCGAGCAGCTCTCCCACCGCCTGATAGCCGAGCTCGTAGCGGCTGCCCGGTCGCGTCGAGAGCTTGACGAGCCCCGTCCAGTCGTGGTTGTAGGCCAGCGAGAAGCGGGCGAAGTCGCCATCCGGGTTCAGATACTTGGTGCCGTCAATCGTGTTGTCCTTCGCCGGCGTGAAGCGGCGTTCGCCGCGCACCCAGTCCTGCTGATCGCCGTAGCGGAGGTTGGCCAGATAGGTGGTATGCGCGACCGGCATCGGGCCGCTCGCCGTGAACTGGAAATTCTTGATGTCGGTGGGCTTGGCCAGCGGCGCCTCGATCCGGTCCGAGGACCAGGGAGCGAGCCAGGCCCCGAGCATCGCCTCGCCATTCCACTGGAAGCGATCGCCGCCACGCTTCAGCACCGCGTTCACCACCCCGCTCATGGCCTGCCCGTACTCGGCGTCGAAGGTGCCGGTGATGACCTGCACTTCCTCCAGCACCGAGCGGTCGAGCTGCAGCATCGAGTGATTGTCGTAGAGGTTGTTGACCGACACTCCGTCCACCTGATACTGCACCTCGTCGCTCCGCCCGCCGCGCACGTGCAGCTCCGAGCCCTGGGAAACCACGCCGGCCTGCAGCGCCACCAGGTCGTTCAGCTGCTGAACCGGCAGCTTCTCGATCTCCTGCCGGCTCACGGTGGCGATATTGCTGGTCTGGTTCACGTCCACCACTGGCCGCTTGGCGGTGATCACCACCTCCTTTACGGCGATCGGCGCTTCGCCGATGGTGACGTCGAGCGTGGCGGTCTGGTCGGCGGTCACCAGCACGTTCTGCACGGTGGTGGCCTGATAGCCCATCAGGTTCACCTTCAGCTCGTAGGTGCCGGCCGGGACGTTGGCGATGTCGAAATGCCCCTGCGCGTCGGTGAAGGCGCCGACCTTCAGTGCCGGGATCGCGACGCTCACCGCCTCGAGCGGCTGGTGCTTCGGGTCGGTGACGCGGCCGCTGATGCGGCCGGTGGTGCCGGCGAAACCGGAAACCGCCCAGGCCAGCGCCACTCCCGCGCCCGCCACGATCCTGAGCAGTCCTTCACGCCGCACGCGGAAGCCCAAGCTGTGTGCGCCTCATCTCCCCGGGAAAGACGCGAGAGGCGGTCGAGTCACCGCCTCTCGCGCCGTGACCGCCTGGATTATCGGACCAGCATCATCCGGCCGTTGAGCGTGCCGGCCGACGTCCCGGTCTGAGAATCGACCAGGCGCAGCCGATAGAAGTAGAGACCCGAGTTG
Above is a window of Candidatus Sulfotelmatobacter sp. DNA encoding:
- a CDS encoding TonB-dependent receptor; the protein is MRREGLLRIVAGAGVALAWAVSGFAGTTGRISGRVTDPKHQPLEAVSVAIPALKVGAFTDAQGHFDIANVPAGTYELKVNLMGYQATTVQNVLVTADQTATLDVTIGEAPIAVKEVVITAKRPVVDVNQTSNIATVSRQEIEKLPVQQLNDLVALQAGVVSQGSELHVRGGRSDEVQYQVDGVSVNNLYDNHSMLQLDRSVLEEVQVITGTFDAEYGQAMSGVVNAVLKRGGDRFQWNGEAMLGAWLAPWSSDRIEAPLAKPTDIKNFQFTASGPMPVAHTTYLANLRYGDQQDWVRGERRFTPAKDNTIDGTKYLNPDGDFARFSLAYNHDWTGLVKLSTRPGSRYELGYQAVGELLDTRPDTWVWRFDPDGLTRQHTFSVSQGADFTLTPTAKSFYNLALRLNTFRYKDMVYDDFNDLRYDAAGGPQSSANYENNAIYAGVDLNRFIQNTDAIEAKTSYVNESHSSNRYKLGGEFQWPAIQFGHPGWLTYASGPGGQTLVRHQDDPPNFPGPLTYHPIQGAAYAQDDIEWQQIRLRAGLRYDLFDARTTLPSDLSNPANSIPGAPQSVQVPTTAKQTFSPRIGVSYPITPGLSLYFAYGHFYQMPQLGNIFDNSDYSVLNDLQSTIVYNVMGNPDVKPQRTVQYQFGYKQAINDNFGVDVNAFYKDIRDLLGVEFISTYNDAEYPRFTNVDFGSVVGFTISADHRALGPFSLAMDYTWQIAEGSSSDPRETATRAAAGLDPRPQDIPFDWDQRNTFNLTATVSNPKLYTVSGVFRLASGQPYTPSTSVGGFGQGFQTNEGRKPFSWLMDFRGETYVRMFGMPTTAFLRIFNVFDTRFFNGFVFPTSGNVDSSSNPADVGVEEDPTRFYPPRRLEFGFNLRGGS